In Aspergillus fumigatus Af293 chromosome 2, whole genome shotgun sequence, a genomic segment contains:
- a CDS encoding putative Ras GTPase activating protein — translation MASQPISPRRTQTDHPQHTSSPLRHGSTASTSSSIYSLSSNSQAPSRTSTISSNASMGSAPRIGHRRGKSELNSITLGAMAKDTSGGESWTSAATTYENVRRSLRPLPQAPNADPPASKTSIYRHTRSQTVDNPHYWKENRPGTPDSRHPHSLETGGLSERQSLNSQTPPKKNSIQPGSLHAVSPHSRPHIRPHHSHSLSSPLPPPLTTTLSTPELETFKKSSTGHLRTLSKFAKSGETEEFALEAYSPSVVGLQGRRRLKRAGSVAGAQGSRVARKQNASAWAAGNWMDKQRQFLQAYEYLCHIGEAKEWIEEVIQKQIPPIVQLEEALRDGVTLAEVVQAMYPNRTFRIFRHPKLQYRHSDNIALFFRFLDEVELPELFRFELIDLYEKKNIPKVIHCVHALSWLLFKKGLVDFRMGNLVGQLEFEHHELEQTQKGLDKSGVSMPSFSGMAANFGAEPEPEPEPEPETEEERIERELHENETSIAEFQAQIKGAMLRLKLGNVMNELWDFEPFLIDLQSRLRGDWARQVIQYRLNMRSFAVNLQAACRGFIVRSRQQGDREWCRAQELDVLRLQALIRGAKARTQVQYLRRQSRKEESGIKQFQAAIRGALQRKTVYAVYEDTRAIEPQVIVLQAAVRGALCRRMISEQHEETQCAEDGITQLQSLIRGAHFRRQLSAQQDDIKNTGNNVQQLQAAIRGTLTRKAVIQLKSSLAEATPTVISIQAGVRALATRERYFQLIDGLAKKKNECISLQAFVRGGAVRGHLNSLRQALEEHTLSIIGLQSILREKAVRVALDAQRAALVQEERSILQLQSAARAVILRRRLEADAEALRAQEHIIVDLQALSRAAILRIKVGAVLDELEDCEDEVSQLQAHIRAMIVRVDVGQDLADLAAEEELITDLQSRMRGHIIRSKFEEKRQYYRANMEKVIKAQSIVRGRIQGQAYKSLTTGKNPPVNTVKGFVHLLNDSEFDFDEEIEFERLRKLVVQQVRQNELAEQYISQLDIKIALLVKNKITLDEVVKHQKHFGGHVGSLLSNADISSKDPFDLKALNKTSRKKLEHYQVLFFLLQTQSQYLAKLFRRLRELNTPEKEYERIRHLMMGLFGYSQKRREEYYLIKLLSRSAKEEIESFDSLHEYLRCNSFWNKLFASYIKSPRDRKFMRDVLGPLIKENVVENPELDLESDPIQIYRSAINNEELRTGRRSRRPLDLPREEAIRDPETRATFIQNLQDLRDIADQFFTALKELLYRMPFGIRYISQQMYECLLSRFPGEDPGFILQAVGHWVWRNYFQPAMVEPEKFGVIERGLTQEQKRNLSEIAKVVAQVASGRLFGAENVYLQPLNSYVADSIQRLGRIWGDMVSVQDAETYFDIDEFNDLYAKTKPTLYIKMSDIFSIHQLVASEINYICPHPDDILREIIRDLGNVKTNENELMSVNSSEINLTLNPKLAQVEDPEADVKALFMETKRCVLYIIRVQTGANLMEIMVKPPTEEDEERWMTLVRDELTTNTSQRSAYSEASTLVDIASMTYSELKRTALENILQLERTGKIRRDNHYQDLLNAIAIDIRTKHRRRIQRQRELESARLTLGRLNDQAAWLEQQLKTYNDYIEQAMVTLQNKKGKKRFLMPFTKQWDHQRELQKSGKVFKFGSYKYSARNLADKGVLVYWKGYSERQWDRVDLTISSNEVGVFTLDGSSGPMMVPGANAQVPLDDLLQAQFNNMQFMDFFDGHLRVNVNLFLHLIMRKFYNE, via the exons ATGGCGAGTCAGCCGATCTCTCCACGACGTACACAGACCGATCATCCGCAACATACCTCGAGCCCGCTCCGACATGGCTCGACTGCATCCACAAGTTCATCTATCTATTCTCTCTCGTCAAATTCGCAAGCTCCCAGTCGAACCAGTACCATCTCGTCAAATGCGTCCATGGGGTCTGCTCCCCGGATTGGCCACCGACGAGGCAAGAGTGAACTAAACTCAATTACATTGGGAGCGATGGCAAAAGACACCTCTGGAGGGGAAAGCTGGACGAGCGCGGCGACGACATATGAGAATGTTCGGCGTTCCTTACGACCACTTCCCCAGGCTCCAAATGCGGACCCTCCGGCGAGCAAAACATCCATATATCGACATACAAGAAGTCAAACCGTCGATAATCCACATTATTGGAAGGAAAACCGCCCCGGAACTCCCGATTCACGCCATCCACACAGTTTGGAGACCGGCGGACTGAGCGAACGACAATCACTCAATTCGCAGACCCCTCCGAAAAAAAACTCCATACAGCCAGGATCTCTTCATGCCGTTTCACCTCATTCTCGACCACATATCCGACCACATCACTCACATAGTCTGTCTAGTCCACTTCCACCGCCGCTTACGACGACTCTTTCAACACCAGAACTAGAGACTTTCAAGAAGTCATCGACAGGCCACCTCCGTACTTTGTCCAAATTCGCCAAATCGGGCGAGACTGAGGAGTTTGCTCTCGAAGCCTATAGTCCTTCCGTAGTGGGCTTGCAGGGACGACGGCGACTGAAGCGCGCGGGTTCCGTTGCGGGCGCGCAGGGCTCCAGGGTTGCTCGAAAGCAGAATGCATCGGCATGGGCGGCTGGTAATTGGATGGACAAACAACGTCAATTTTTGCAGGCGTATGAGTATCTTTGCCACATCGGAGAAGCCAAGGAATGGATCGAAGAGGTCATTCAGAAGCAAATCCCGCCAATCGTCCAACTGGAGGAAGCCCTCAGAGATGGCGTCACTCTCGCAGAAGTCGTGCAGGCGATGTATCCTAACCGAACATTCCGAATCTTCAGGCACCCGAAATTGCAGTACCGACACTCCGACAATATAGCTTTGTTCTTTCGATTTTTGGACGAAGTCGAGCTACCCGAGCTATTCAGGTTCGAACTCATTGATTTGTACGAAAAGAAGAACATTCCGAAGGTCATCCACTGCGTGCACGCTTTGTCATGGTTGCTCTTCAAGAAAGGCCTGGTAGATTTTCGCATGGGAAACCTTGTCGGCCAACTTGAGTTCGAGCACCATGAGCTCGAACAAACGCAAAAGGGGCTCGACAAGTCAGGAGTAAGCATGCCCAGCTTCTCAGGCATGGCTGCCAACTTTGGTGCAGAGCCTgagccagaaccagagccagaacctgaaactgaagaagagcGAATCGAGCGCGAACTGCACGAGAATGAAACCTCAATTGCCGAATTCCAGGCTCAGATCAAGGGCGCGATGTTACGGCTGAAACTTGGCAATGTCATGAATGAACTGTGGGATTTCGAACCTTTCCTCATCGATCTCCAGTCCAGACTCCGTGGCGACTGGGCCCGCCAGGTCATTCAGTACCGGTTGAACATGCGGTCTTTTGCAGTGAATTTGCAGGCGGCCTGCAGGGGTTTCATTGTACGCTCCCGCCAGCAAGGTGATAGGGAATGGTGCCGAGCTCAGGAGCTTGATGTTCTGCGGCTTCAGGCTCTCATCAGAGGTGCAAAGGCAAGGACTCAAGTCCAGTATCTCCGGAGACAGTCGCGAAAAGAAGAATCGGGAATCAAGCAATTTCAAGCAGCTATTCGAGGCGCCCTGCAACGGAAGACAGTTTACGCCGTGTACGAAGATACCAGGGCCATAGAGCCTCAAGTCATCGTCTTGCAAGCTGCTGTGCGAGGCGCTCTTTGTCGCAGAATGATCTCGGAGCAACACGAAGAGACGCAATGCGCTGAAGACGGAATTACGCAACTCCAATCGCTGATTCGAGGTGCTCATTTCCGGCGGCAATTGAGCGCTCAACAAGACGACATCAAGAACACTGGAAATAATGTGCAACAATTGCAGGCTGCGATTCGAGGAACGTTGACACGTAAAGCCGTCATTCAGCTGAAGAGCTCACTCGCTGAAGCGACGCCAACCGTGATATCAATCCAGGCCGGTGTTAGAGCTCTGGCGACCAGAGAACGTTATTTTCAACTGATCGACGGActggcaaagaaaaagaatgaatgCATATCCCTCCAGGCTTTTGTCCGTGGTGGAGCTGTGAGGGGTCACCTGAATTCACTTCGACAAGCGTTAGAGGAGCACACTCTGTCAATCATTGGGCTTCAGAGTATTCTTCGAGAAAAAGCTGTACGGGTCGCTCTGGACGCACAGAGAGCGGCGTTGGTGCAAGAAGAAAGGTCAATTCTACAGCTACAGTCCGCGGCCCGAGCGGTTATTCTAAGAAGGCGACTGGAAGCCGACGCAGAAGCCCTCCGAGCACAAGAACACATCATCGTGGATCTTCAAGCTCTCTCCAGAGCGGCAATTCTGAGAATCAAAGTTGGAgctgttcttgatgagctggaagatTGTGAGGATGAGGTTAGCCAGCTGCAGGCGCATATCCGTGCGATGATCGTTCGGGTCGACGTCGGCCAGGATTTGGCTGATCTAGCTGCCGAAGAGGAACTGATCACGGACCTACAGTCTCGTATGCGCGGGCATATCATTCGATCAAAGTTCGAAGAAAAGCGCCAATATTATCGGGCTAACATGGAAAAGGTCATCAAGGCGCAGAGCATCGTGCGAGGCAGAATCCAGGGTCAGGCATACAAGAGCCTCACAACCGGAAAAAATCCACCAGTCAATACCGTCAAAGGATTCGTGCATCTATTGAACGACAGCGAGTTCGAttttgatgaggagatcgaaTTTGAGCGACTCAGGAAATTGGTCGTGCAACAGGTCCGGCAAAATGAGCTGGCGGAACAATATATCAGTCAACTGGACATCAAGATTGCTCTGTTAGTAAAGAACAAGATTACGCTGGACGAAGTCGTCAAACATCAAAAGCATTTTGGAGGCCATGTTGGCAGCCTCTTGTCCAATGCAGACATCTCGTCAAAGGACCCATTTGATCTCAAAGCTTTGAATAAGACATCAAGGAAAAAGTTGGAGCACTATCAAgtgctcttctttctcctgcaAACACAATCACAGTACCTCGCCAAGCTATTCCGCAGACTGCGAGAGCTGAACACCCCGGAAAAGGAGTATGAGAGAATAAGGCACTTGATGATGGGGCTCTTCGGTTATTCTCAGAAGAGACGCGAAGAATACTACCTCATTAAGTTGCTATCCCGCTCagcgaaggaggagattgagagtTTCGATTCGTTGCATGAATATCTGCGCTGTAACTCGTTCTGGAACAAGCTATTCGCATCCTACATCAAGTCTCCCAGAGATCGGAAATTCATGCGCGACGTCCTTGGACCACTTATCAAAGAAAATGTGGTCGAGAATCCAGAGCTGGATCTGGAAAGCGATCCCATCCAAATCTACCGCTCGGCAATCAATAACGAAGAACTGCGTACCGGCAGGAGAAGTCGGCGGCCACTGGACCTTCCCAGAGAAGAGGCCATCAGAGATCCTGAAACGAGAGCAACATTTATCCAAAATCTGCAGGATCTTCGTGACATTGCAGACCAATTCTTCACTGCGCTCAAAGAACTCCTCTATCGCATGCCCTTTGGAATTCGTTATATCTCGCAACAGATGTATGAGTGCCTCCTTTCCCGGTTCCCAGGAGAGGATCCTGGCTTCATTCTCCAGGCCGTCGGTCATTGGGTCTGGAGAAACTACTTCCAGCCTGCCATGGTTGAACCAGAAAAATTTGGTGTCATAGAACGTGGTCTCACGcaagagcagaagagaaaTCTGTCTGAAATTGCCAAGGTTGTGGCCCAGGTCGCCTCCGGAAGACTGTTTGGCGCGGAGAATGTCTATCTGCAGCCACTGAACAGCTATGTTGCCGATTCAATTCAGCGACTCGGCCGAATTTGGGGCGACA TGGTCTCGGTACAAGATGCGGAAACGTATTTCGACATTGATGAATTCAATGACCTGTACGCGAAGACTAAGCCCACCCTGTACATCAAGATGTCCGACATTTTTTCAATCCACCAACTTGTTGCGTCTGAGATCAACTATATTTGTCCACACCCCGACGATATTCTAAGGGAGATAATCCGCGACCTCGGAAATGTGAAGACCAACGAAAACGAACTGATGAGCGTCAATTCCTCGGAAATCAATTTGACATTAAATCCCAAGCTTGCGCAAGTAGAAG ACCCCGAAGCAGATGTCAAAGCGCTTTTCATGGAAACGAAACGATGTGTCCTCTATATTATTAGGGTTCAGACGGGCGCCAATCTCATGGAAATTATGGTCAAACCAcccaccgaggaggacgaagagcgaTGGATGACGTTAGTACGCGACGAGTTAACCACGAATACCAGCCAGCGAAGCGCATACTCCGAGGCGAGCACTCTGGTCGATATTGCATCCATGACATACTCCGAGCTGAAACGGACTGCACTTGAGAACATTCTCCAGCTCGAGCGGACTGGCAAGATTCGCCGTGACAACCACTATCAAGATCTCCTTAACGCTATTGCTATTGATATCCGCACTAAGCACCGCCGTAGAATTCAGCGGCAGCGAGAGTTGGAAAGCGCACGTCTTACCCTGGGCCGTCTCAACGATCAAGCCGCTTGGCTGGAACAGCAGCTCAAAACCTACAACGACTACATCGAGCAGGCAATGGTGACCTTGCAGaacaagaagggcaagaagcGATTCCTCATGCCATTTACCAAACAATGGGACCACCAACGCGAGCTTCAAAAGTCCGGCAAAGTGTTCAAGTTCGGCTCCTACAAGTACTCGGCCCGGAACCTCGCAGACAAAGGCGTTCTGGTCTACTGGAAGGGCTACTCGGAGCGCCAGTGGGACCGCGTCGACCTCACAATATCTAGCAATGAAGTCGGCGTGTTCACCCTCGACGGCAGCAGTGGCCCCATGATGGTCCCAGGGGCAAACGCTCAGGTGCCCTTGGACGATTTGTTGCAAGCACAGTTCAACAACATGCAGTTCATGGACTTCTTCGATGGACACTTACGAGTCAACGTGAATCTTTTCTTGCATCTGATTATGAGAAAGTTCTATAACGAATGA
- a CDS encoding oxidoreductase, short-chain dehydrogenase/reductase family, whose amino-acid sequence MRERLYGFYRNAQRRVSDQDNQQIDDRNVLLMEKVFLSQRKERKKKREKLEYLRNRKGPTQPSDVEAQTKTSLVYSNLAISSKWRLRWVRKVLFNRLRHRRVNKNRGQCSVPTGVTLNDSGTKDLIIRLEKHMVPPSEATKLESKGHFVEYVGSGKLKDKKVLITGGDSGIGRAVAILMAREGADITIVHLPEEIDDAEETKRAIEHEKRSCLLVAGDLRAHNMCRRAVEEHMNKFQRLNVLINNASKQYMNKNFADIDLNKVEDIFRTNIIQMMALTKYALPFLSKGDSIINTTSVVTFRGSSSMVDYAATKGAVVGFTRSLASQLLPKGIRVNAVAPGAIYTPIQVDTRDAEQMANWGSRTPLGRPGEPSEVATTFVFLASADASLYCKCTICFCLQFWMRTSQLRIVQTGRSCIVIPWVIDQGVSE is encoded by the exons ATGAGAGAAAGACTCTACGGTTTCTATCGTAACGCGCAGAGACGGGTATCAGATCAAGATAATCAACAGATCGACGATAGAAATGTTctgttgatggagaaagtCTTCCTTTCCcaaagaaaggaaagaaagaaaaagagagaaaaactCGAG TATCTAAGAAATCGCAAAGGTCCCACTCAACCTTCCGATGTAGAGGCTCAAACAAAAACTTCACTCGTCTACAGCAACCTAGCAATCTCTTCGAAATGGCGTCTCAGATGGGTAAGGAAGGTACTTTTCAACCGCCTCAGGCACCGCAGAGTCAACAAAAACCGGGGTCAGTGCTCCGTCCCTACAGGGGTGACCCTTAACGACTCCGGTACTAAGGACCTGATCATCAGACTCGAAAAGCATATGGTTCCTCCCAGCGAAGCCACGAAACTGGAGTCAAAAGGTCACTTTGTCGAGTATGTAGGCTCTGGCAAAttgaaggacaagaaggttCTCATCACTGGCGGAGA CTCCGGCATCGGCCGAGCTGTTGCCATTCTGATGGCACGGGAAGGGGCCGATATCACAATTGTCCATCTTCCCGAGGAGATAGACGACGCTGAAGAGACCAAGAGAGCCATTGAACATGAAAAGAGATCATGTCTACTTGTCGCTGGAGACCTCAGGGCCCACAATATGTGTCGACGAGCTGTGGAGGAGCATATGAACAA GTTCCAGAGACTGAACGTCCTGATCAACAATGCCTCAAAACAGTATATGAATAAGAACTTCGCCGATATCGACCTGAATAAGGTGGAGGATATCTTCCGGACCAACATCATCCAGATGATGGCTCTGACGAAATATGCTCTGCCATTTCTGTCAAAGGGTGACTC CATTATAAACACCACATCTGTCGTAACCTTCAGGGGTTCAAGCAGTATGGTGGACTATGCGGCCACGAAAGGTGCCGTTGTCGGGTTCACCAGATCTCTAGCGTCTCAGCTACTTCCAAAGGGTATTCGAGTGAATGCTGTTGC CCCTGGCGCTATCTACACCCCGATCCAGGTCGACACCAGGGACGCTGAACAGATGGCCAACTGGGGCTCCAGGACTCCCTTGGGTCGACCGGGTGAGCCAAGCGAAGTAGCGACCACTTTCGTGTTTCTTGCCAGTGCCGATGCTTCGCTTTACTGTAAGTGCAccatctgcttctgcctccAGTTTTGGATGAGGACAAGTCAACTGAGAATTGTACAGACGGGCAGGTCATGCATTGTTATCCCTTGGGTGATTGATCAGGGGGTCTCTGAGTAG
- a CDS encoding putative IMP dehydrogenase, with translation MPIANGDSLGCAMKADIQDYTKALEILEKEYTTRDGLDVDTLLDSDKHGALTYNDFLILPGYIGFPASDVTLDTPVTKRVSLKVPLLSSPMDTVTEHNMAIHMALLGGLGVIHHNCSPEDQAEMVRKVKRYENGFILDPVVLSPKATVGEAKALKAKWGFGGFPVTENGTLRSKLVGMVTSRDIQFHTNLDDPVTAIMSTDLVTAPAGTTLAEANDVLRSSKKGKLPIVDADGNLVSLLSRSDLMKNLHYPLASKLPDSKQLICAAAIGTREEDKHRLKLLVEAGLDIVVLDSSQGNSIYQIEMIKWVKKTFPEIDVIAGNVVTREQAAALIAAGADGLRIGMGSGSACITQEVMAVGRPQAVAVRSVASFAARFGVPCIADGGIQNVGHIVKGLAMGASTVMMGGLLAGTTESPGEYFVSNEGQLVKAYRGMGSIAAMEDKKAGAGSKDSKASNAGTARYFSEKDRVLVAQGVAGSVLDRGSVTKFVPYLVAGVQHSLQDIGVKSLDELHDGVNKGIVRFEMRSASAMAEGNVHGLHSYDKKLYS, from the exons ATGCCCATCGCCAACGGTGACTCCCTCGGCTGCGCCATGAAGGCAGATATTCAGGATTACACCAAGGCTCTGGAGATCCTGGAAAAGGAATACACTACCAGAGATGGCCTTGATGTTGATACCCTGCTTGATTCGGACAAGCACGGAGCATTGACTTACAATGATTTCCTGATCCTGCCTGGTTATATTG GATTCCCTGCTTCCGATGTCACCCTTGATACCCCCGTCACCAAGCGTGTCTCGCTGAAGGttccccttctctcctctcccatGGACACTGTCACTGAGCACAACATGGCTATTCACATGGCTCTTCTGGGCGGTCTGGGTGTCATCCACCATAATTGTTCCCCTGAGGATCAGGCCGAGATGGTCAGAAAGGTCAAGAGATACGAGAACGGTTTCATCCTGGACCCTGTCGTTCTCTCTCCCAAGGCCACCGTTGGAGAGGCTAAGGCGCTCAAGGCCAAATGGGGCTTCGGAGGCTTCCCCGTAACTG AAAACGGAACCCTCCGCTCCAAGCTCGTCGGTATGGTCACATCCAGAGATATCCAGTTCCACACCAACCTCGATGACCCGGTCACTGCAATTATGTCCACCGACCTTGTCACCGCACCTGCCGGTACCACTCTTGCCGAGGCCAACGATGTTCTTCGTAGCTCCAAGAAGGGAAAACTCCCCATCGTTGATGCAGACGGAAACCTTGTCTCTTTGCTGTCTCGCAGTGACCTGATGAAGAACCTCCACTACCCATTGGCATCTAAGCTTCCCGATTCGAAGCAGCTGATCTGTGCTGCTGCGATTGGTACTCGTGAAGAGGATAAGCACAGACTCAAGCTTCTCGTCGAAGCTGGTCTTGATATTGTCGTCCTCGACAGCAGCCAGGGTAACAGCATCTACCAAATCGAGATGATCAAGTGGGTGAAGAAGACATTCCCCGAAATCGACGTTATTGCCGGCAACGTTGTCACTCGGGAACAGGCCGCAGCTCTGATTGCTGCCGGTGCCGATGGCCTGAGAATTGGCATGGGCAGCGGCAGTGCCTGCATTACCCAGGAAGTCATGGCTGTCGGTCGTCCGCAGGCCGTTGCCGTTCGCAGCGTTGCTTCCTTTGCTGCTCGATTCGGTGTTCCTTGCATCGCCGACGGTGGTATCCAGAACGTCGGACACATCGTCAAGGGTCTTGCCATGGGGGCCTCTACCGTCATGATGGGAGGTCTCCTCGCCGGTACCACTGAGTCACCCGGTGAATACTTCGTGAGCAATGAAGGCCAACTTGTCAAGGCCTACCGTGGCATGGGAAGTATCGCTGCCAtggaggacaagaaggcCGGTGCTGGTAGCAAGGATAGCAAGGCCAGCAACGCTGGTACTGCCCGTTACTTCTCTGAGAAGGACCGTGTGCTTGTCGCTCAGGGTGTCGCTGGTTCTGTGCTCGACCGAGGTTCGGTCACCAAGTTTGTTCCATACCTTGTTGCTGGTGTCCAGCACTCTCTGCAAGACATTGGTGTCAAGAGCCTTGACGAGCTCCACGACGGCGTCAACAAGGGCATTGTTCGTTTCGAGATGAGAAGCGCCAGTGCCATGGCCGAGGGTAACGTCCACGGTCTGCACAGCTACGACAAGAAGCTCTACTCCTAA
- a CDS encoding DUF952 domain-containing protein — protein MTQSLPFYLYKLVPSTSPVREPLPERLPVSELDQESGFIHLSTALQVPNTLKYFFKDEPLVYVLRIESERVIDDIRWESPDAKICGPRPDEGLFPHLYNGLRLGKNEVESIAVWTNEAGWDKAISQAKPWLLY, from the exons ATGACCCAGTCGTTACCATTCTATCTCTACAAGCTGGTTCCCTCTACGTCCCCTGTCCGGGAACCACTTCCTGAGCGCTTACCCGTCAGCGAACTCGACCAGGAGTCGGGCTTCATCCATCTGTCAACCGCATTGCAGGTTCCCAACACATTGAAgtacttcttcaaggacgagcCGTTAGTCTATGTGCTGCGTATAGAATCCGAGCGAGTTATAGACGACATTAGGTGGGAGTCGCCAGATGCAAAGATTTGTGGGCCGCGACCCGATGAAGGTCTTTTCCCG CATCTATATAACGGGCTGAGGCTGGGGAAAAACGAGGTTGAGAGTATTGCGGTCTGGACGAATGAGGCTGGGTGGGACAAGGCGATCTCACAGGCGAAACCATGGCTTTTGTATTGA
- the rps21 gene encoding 40S ribosomal protein eS21, translating to MENEKGEIVDLYVPRKCSATNRIIKANDHASVQISIAKVDENGRYTGENQSYALCGFIRARGESDDSLNRLCQRDGYIRNVWSASRQR from the exons ATGGAGAACGAGAAGGGAGAGATCGTTGATCT CTACGTCCCCCGCAAGTGCAGCGCCACCAACCGCATCATCAAGGCCAACGACCACGCCTCCGTCCAGATCTCCATCGCCAAGGTTGACGAGAACGGTCGCTACACCGGCGAGAACCAGAGCTACGCCCTCTGCGGTTTCATCCGTGCCCGTGGTGAGAGCGATGACTCGCTGAACCGCCTCTGCCAGCGTGACGGCTACATCCGCAACGTCTGGTCCGCCAGCCGTCAGCGGTAA
- a CDS encoding NUDIX hydrolase, with translation MATKTLLPGPFSSTSRFICRSGQLSVRRLSLVRGPRSRCIQVPPVLCVCHRARSQVRNFSSTVQSLQSTGSYKMAAKKGERSKAPPATPRPSSSVILISPKNEVLLLHRVKTSTSFASAHVFPGGNLSAEDGECPAAEDPKRHEDAQWYRNAAVRELFEESGILLARDKNTGVMLAVSEAEREKGRRAIHQHEVTFVDWLKKQNAAAVPDIEPLIPFTRWITPTNVPKRYSTQMYLYFLPLPAESDQSVLNEIPAEGEREEIQVPTSDGGVEITEAMFLPAAEWLRKAQSGEIIMFPPQFLLLHLVSQFLDKEPRATASPEELRNRRAELVEFVHSGTPPWTEKCISPKMLKMSSDGRTVLALDHPGPEFDGTTRAGEPDRVVYVQFKQGAARKLDVRWKKDVFAEQAKSSL, from the exons ATGGCCACCAAGACACTTCTTCCTGGACCCTTTAGCTCAACTTCCCGGTTCATCTGCAGATCTGGCCAATTGTCTGTCCGTCGGCTAAGCTTGGTCCGAGGTCCACGCTCTAGGTGTATACAAGTACCACCAGTGCTCTGCGTCTGTCATCGTGCAAGATCCCAAGTTAGAAACTTCTCTTCTACGGTGCAATCATTGCAGTCCACTGGATCTTACAAAATGGCAGCTAAAAAGGGTGAGCGATCCAAGGCGCCACCGGCGACACCCAGGCCGAGCTCAAG cgtcatcctcatctcccCCAAAAATGAAGTCTTGTTACTGCATCGCGTCAAGACATCAACTTCATTTGCCTCAGCGCATGTATTTCCGGGAGGAAATCTGTCTGCTGAGGACGGGGAATGTCCCGCTGCGGAAGATCCAAAGAGGCATGAAGATGCGCAGTGGTACCGTAATGCTGCTGTGAGGGAATTGTTTGAGGAGAGCGGTATCCTGCTGGCGAGAGACAAGAATACAGGCGTCATGCTAGCCGTATCTGAGgcagagagagaaaaaggaagacgAGCTATCCATCAGCATGAGGTGACGTTTGTCGACTggttgaagaagcagaaTGCTGCAGCAGTACCGGATATAG AGCCTTTGATCCCGTTCACGCGGTGGATTACCCCTACAAACGTCCCCAAGCGGTACTCGACACAGATGTACCTCTACTTCCTACCTCTTCCAGCCGAGTCAGATCAGTCCGTACTGAACGAGATTCCTGCCGAAGGGGAACGGGAGGAAATTCAAGTTCCCACGAGCGATGGTGGAGTCGAAATAACGGAGGCTATGTTCCTGCCTGCAGCAGAATGGCTGCGGAAGGCCCAAAGCGGCGAAATCATCATGTTCCCTCCGCAGTTCCTTCTGTTACATCTAGTGTCGCAATTCCTTGACAAGGAACCGCGAGCGACAGCTTCGCCTGAGGAGTTGAGGAACCGACGGGCAGAATTGGTAGAGTTTGTCCATTCGGGAACACCGCCCTGGACGGAGAAATGTATCTCTCCTAAGATGCTCAAAATGTCCTCGGATGGACGGACTGTGTTAGCATTAGATCATCCCGGACCGGAGTTCGACGGCACAACTCGGGCTGGGGAGCCGGATCGGGTGGTGTATGTACAGTTCAAGCAGGGCGCTGCGCGAAAACTCGATGTtcgatggaagaaggatgTATTTGCAGAGCAGGCGAAGAGCAGTCTGTAA